In Apis cerana isolate GH-2021 linkage group LG5, AcerK_1.0, whole genome shotgun sequence, a single genomic region encodes these proteins:
- the LOC114577542 gene encoding uncharacterized protein LOC114577542 codes for MATLLTTRHWGSDESFNCFGKMFVSKFTKSQENRNNNILTPVSDYANADKSLKQSAKRNIASKITKLKTKTYNEIILESSHVKASALLYEITERTNQLAQPRQRIDEKQFQVRSNLSQIPKASPRIIELSKPRIPYQYPSKPVGYVAPSALTAVATQRIIELSKPKRKRRLKVTKINHNKRKSKLHKEKSRSYGKRGKKKDYKNRDYKHNGFNRYKNDRKQKIKKKLKLSNSDRTIIMVGLNLKNDKKIRRYS; via the exons TACTCACTACTCGACACTGGGGATCAGACGAATCATTTAATTGCTTTGGCAAGATGTTCGTGAGCAAGTTCACAAAATCGCAAGAAAACCGTAACAATAACATATTAACTCCAGTATCTGATTATGCGAATGCAGATAAATCCCTTAAACAGTCTGCGAAACGAAACATCGCttcgaaaattacaaaattgaagACCAAGACCtacaacgaaattattttagaatctaGCCAC GTGAAAGCATCGGCTCTCCTTTATGAAATAACCGAACGCACTAATCAATTAGCCCAACCACGGCAGCGAATCGATGAGAAGCAATTTCAAGTACGATCAAATCTATCGCAGATCCCAAAAGCATCACCACGAATAATCGAACTTTCAAAGCCACGAATTCCGTATCAATATCCCTCTAAACCAGTTGGATACGTAGCACCCAGTGCTCTTACGGCAGTCG CCACTCAacgtataattgaattatctaaGCCGAAAAGAAAACGGAGATTAaaagtaacaaaaattaatcataacaaaagaaaatcgaaattgcATAAAGAAAAGTCACG aagctATGGGAAACGCGGTAAAAAGAAGGATTATAAAAACAGGGATTATAAACATAATGGATTCAATCGGTACAAAAATGAtcggaaacaaaaaataaaaaaaaaactgaaactATCAAATTCCGACAGAACTATTATTATGGTTGgcttaaatttgaaaaatgacaaGAAAATTCGTCGATATTCATAA